The DNA segment ATGACCATCTTCGTCGGAGTGTTCCTGGCCTTTGTCGTGTTCGGCAAAAGGACCCGCCGTATCGGGTTGAAACTGGGCGCCGTTACGTTCCCCGAGCTGCTCGGCAGGAGATTCCAGTCCCGCTTCATACAGGGTTTCGCAGGCGCCCTTATTGGCCTTTTCATGCCACTTTATGCAGGCATCGTGCTTATCGGGGGAGCAAGGTTCGTTGAGACCACCCTCAGTATCAACTACGATGTTGCCGTTCTGATACTCACAATCATAGTTGCTGCCTATGTCATCACAGGCGGTATCATTGCCGTGATGTACACCGATGCCCTGCAGGGCGCCCTGATGTTCTTGGGAATGGCACTACTTCTCGCTTTCACCTATGCTAAACTGGGAGGCGTTGTGGAAGCCCACCAGGCGCTCACCAATATGGCCCACCTCGTACCTGAGAGCCTGCAGGCGGGAGGACACCTGGGCTGGACGGCCATGCCCGAGTTTGGGTCATCGATATGGTGGAATCTCGTATCCACACTGATATTGGGTGTAGGTATTGGTGTGCTGGCCCAGCCGCAGCTTGCCGTCAGGTTCATGACAGTAAGTAACGACAGGGCACTGAATCGTGCAGTGCTGGTGGGAGGGCCGTTCATCCTGATGATGACAGGAGTTGCCTTCACTGTTGGGGCGCTCTCAAATGTATACTTCTTCGAGAAACTCGGCGTAATATCAGTAGCGGCTGCTGGAGGAAATACAGACCTCATCATACCCCATTACATCAATAGCGCCATGCCGGACCTCTTCGTAGTCCTGTTCATGCTCACCCTGCTGGCTGCCGCCATGTCCACCCTGAGCGCCCAGTTCCATACCATGGGCACTGCCATCGGCCACGATTTCTACCGGGAGTTCCTGAAGAAGGGAGAGCTTGGCCAGACCATCAATATCACCAGGCTTGCCATTGCAGTAACCATCCTTATCAGCGTGGTGCTTGCCTACACCCTGCCCATAAGCATCATAGCAACCGCAACAGCCATATTCTTCGGCCTCTGTGCTGCATCCTTCCTGCCGATGTATGTGGGAGCATTGTTCTGGAAGCGCATGACAAGGGAAGGTGCCATTGCAAGCATGCTTGTGGGAGCTTTCGGCAGCCTGTTCTGGCTGCTGTTCGTACACGCCAAGGAAGCGGTACCCTTCGGACTCAGCCAAGCCATTTTCGGCAAGGCCACACTGTTGAGCGGGACATGGACGATCATTGACCCCATAATCGTTGCCACACCGCTGGCTTTCCTGACTGCTGTTGTCGTGAGCCTCCTTACAAAGCCGGTCCCACAGGAGCACCTTGAACGCTGTTTCAGCAAAAAGACAGGGAAGAATCCAAACAGGAAGTCTTTTTGAACTATCAGTCTGATCATCCAGCCGATACTGGCAGTTCCCGCCAGTAGTTCCTTCCTTTTTTATTGTGGATTGGCGCAACCACAGGCTTTAAGGCTTCGGTTTTGCAGCATTCGTGAGTTTCATACGGGTCTAAAGGAATAATTTAGATAGGTTTAAATAGTGAAGTGTGCTAACATTTGTCACGGTAATTGTTATACTTTTGTAAAAATGCAGGTGATAAAAATGCTTGGAATCGATGACCCGCAAATATGGCTTGCCTATGTTCTTTGTTTCCTGAGTGCTGTAGGATGCATTATCTACGGCGCTCTGAAATGGAATGATGGAGAAGAAGAGGAGGAATGCTGATGACTGTCAGCACGCCGGTACTCGGTATTGTTGTTCTTATATATATGATGGTGATCTTCTACCTGGGATGGCTTGGCTACAAAAAAACGCAGATGACAGAAGATTACATGGTTGCTGGCAGGAAGATGAACCCTTATGTGCTGGCGATCTCCTACGGAGCCACCTTCATCAGCACATCGGCCATAGTGGGGTTTGGCGGAGCTGCCGGCGCACTTGGCATGGGCCTTCTGTGGCTTGCTTTGATGAACATTCTGGTAGGCATCTTCCTGGCCTTTGTCATCTTCGGCAAAAGGACCCGGCGTATCGGATTGAAACTGGGCGCCGTTACGTTCCCCGAGCTGCTCGGCAGAAGGTACCAGTCACGCTTCATACAGGGATTCGCAGGAGCTCTGATTGGTCTTTTCATGCCCCTTTATGCAGGCATCGTGCTTATCGGTGGAGCAAGGTTCGTTGAGACCACCCTCAATATCAACTATGACGTTGCTGTTCTTATCCTTACGGTCATAGTCGCTGCGTATGTTATTACAGGCGGCCTTATTGCCGTGATGTACACTGACGCCCTGCAGGGTGCCCTGATGTTCCTGGGAATGGCGTTACTTCTAGCTTTCACCTATGCTAAACTGGGAGGCGTTGTGGAAGCCCACCAGGCGCTCACCAATATGGCACATCTCGTACCTGAGAGCCTGCAGGCAGGAGGACATCTTGGCTGGACGGCCATGCCTGTGTTCAGCTCGCCAATCTGGTGGAACCTTGTGTCAACACTTGTTCTTGGTGTAGGCATCGGTGTGCTGGCCCAGCCGCAGCTTGCCGTCAGGTTCATGACAGTAAGTAACGACAGGGCACTGAATCGTGCAGTGCTGGTGGGAGGGCCGTTCATCCTGATGATGACAGGCGTTGCTTTCACTGTTGGGGCGCTCTCAAATGTATACTTCTTCGAGAAACTCGGCGTAATATCAGTAGCGGCTGCTGGAGGAAATACAGACCTCATCATACCCCATTACATCAATAGCGCCATGCCGGACCTCTTCGTAGTCCTGTTCATGCTTACCCTGCTGGCTGCCGCCATGTCCACGATGAGCTCACAGTTCCATACCATGGGCACTGCCATAGGCCATGATTTCTATCGTGAGTTCCTGAAGAAGGGAGAGCTTGGCCAGACCATCAATATCACCAGAATAGCAATAGCTGTTACTATCCTCGTCAGCGTGGTGCTTGCCTACATCCTGCCCATTAGTATCATAGCAACCGCAACCGCCATATTCTTCGGCCTGTGTGCTGCATCCTTCCTGCCGATGTATGTGGGAGCATTGTTCTGGAAGCGCATGACAAAGGAAGGCGCCATTGCAAGCATGCTTGTGGGAGCTTTCAGCAGCCTGTTCTGGCTGCTGTTCGTACATGCCAAAGAAGCGGTACCCTTCGGGCTCAGCCAGGCCATTTTCGGCAAGGCCACACTGCTAAGCGGCACATGGACAGTGGTGGACCCTATAATAGTCGCCACACCTCTTGCATTCCTGACAGCTATTGTCGTGAGCCTGCTTACAAAACCAATCCCGCAAAAACATCTGGAGAACTGCTTTGGGGAGTAGCGAAGGATAGAGTAGGCCCGGGAATTATTACCATATCCGGTCAAATGTGTGGACCAGCCGCTGTCCACATCTCTTTTTTTAGGTATGTTAAATATAATAAAAACTCAGCTCCCAGCAATGTCAGCACGCAATAGCTGTAAATGAGACTAGAGAAAGGCAAAAGTCTTATGACGAGAACTAGAGGGGATATGTATTTTATAAATGTAATCGACTTTTGCCTTAACTATCTTCGACATACAGAAATATAAACCTAACCATCAGAAAGACAAAAAATGCAGTCAAGACGGGCATTCATTAGCCCTGAGGTCAATATAGCCTCCTGCACCCAGGATAATCACATCTGCGCCAGATGTCTTTTTTACATGTGACTCAAAAATATGGGGATCCTGTGATATGCGATCATATGTGTTATAATGCATGGGAATTGCAATCTTGGGGCGCAACATGTCCACAGCAAGTGCAGCATCACGGGCATCCATGGTGTACCGGCCCCCAATAGGAACTATTGCAACATCGGGCTTATAGAGCTCGCCTATAAGCTGCATATCCCTGAACAGTCCTGTGTCACCGGCATGATAGATGCAGATATCCCCCACGCGGATAATGAAACCTGCAGCCCTTCCACCGTCAAATGTATGTCCTGATTCGTCGATAGATGACGAGTGGCAGGCGTCGGTCATTGTGATATTGACATCCCCCTGGCTTATCGTGCCGCCAATGTTCATTCCTTCTGTCCGGACGCCCCTGGATTTGAGATATTGTGAGAGCTCATGTATGCAGATCACAGTGCAACCGGTCCGTTGTGCGATCTTGACAGTATCGCCAAGGTGATCGAAATGCCCGTGGGTAACGGCGATGAAGTCAGGCTCCACCTCCGTGGATCTGACTGCTGCAGCAGGATTGCTGTCAAGAAAAGGGTCAATCAGCAGCGTATACTTTGAACGCACTTCGAAACATGAGTGACCAAGCCATGTCAGCCGGACATTTTTCATGAGCAGATTGTGGCTTTCATCAGACTAATAGATTACCATATAAGACATATCGGAACCATTATATCTACAACCGGATACACAGCCGGATTATGGTAAGCAATATGGATATAGGCATCGTTGTGCATGGCCCGGATATCGTGGATTCGGGCATGGCGCTGAGAATCATAAAGCTGCTCGAAGGATTCGGCACTTTCAGCGCGGTCATGGCAGGCACCATAGGCAAGACTGCCGTGCTTGATGCCCATCTTGAGGAACTGATAGACATAAGGATGTCACTCAGGCCCAGCGCATGTATAGAGGAATTCTTCCTGACAAAGGATGCAGTCGTTCTGCTGAACCATGGCAAGACCATAGATAACGGGCGCATTTTCGCCAATATGGTTGTCTCGAACCTAAGGGATCGTGACCTTAAGCCACTTGTCCACGTAGAGAGGCCCTCATCCGGAGACGGGGAGGTCATCCCGTGGAACGTATTATCGGTCAGTTTTGCAGCAGAGCTCTCCCGGATACTGGGAATAGGCCTGTCAAGGGTACCGGAAATTGTCACACCTGTCAGCATAGAGGATCAGGGGCACCGCATAATCAGAAGGGTGTTCGGTGTGCATCCAGGAGAGAATATACTCATCAACGGGATCGTTGTTGCCTATGCCCTTTCAGCTGATGTGAGCATAGTCACGGAGGACGGGTTCGTCACGGAGATAAATGGGGCCACGATCAAAGAGCACGGCCTGGAAAAGCTCCATAACTATGAAGAGCGGACTCCCGTTGACATCACCAAATGCTGGATAAAGAGCGGACCCCTCAGGGGAAACAATTTTTCTGCACGCCTTTACAGTAAAAAGGGCTCTTCGGAAAGATTGACCGGGAAAGGCGCCGGTAACGGAGGCATGGCTCCTTCGGCCAGCGTAAGGGCTGCCATCATCGACCATGAGGCCGAACGGTCCTTTGAGCTGGCAGCAGGTGCACAGGTAGCTGTTACCATAGGCGATGATACCACAGAGATCGCCGGGGATATATTGTACCGGCTGGGAATACCTATCATAGGAATAACTGATGGGGACGCTGACGGTTTTACGCACAGGAAACATATGTTCCCGGGTTCTCTGGTCTTCAGGCTCCAGCCGGGACACGATGACATCGTAGGCAGGAAGATAAGAACGGATATATTTGGTGGTAACAACAGCGAGTACTTTTCATCCATAACAGAGCTACATAATAAAATTGCTTTACTAGCCAAGGACTGTGTGAAGTTTACTAGAAATTATTAATTTTTCCCCACTTTAATTATGACCATATATAACTTTAAATATAATAATTGCATACTAGGTATTAGAGCTCTTAGTGAGCACAATTAAATCAGGGGTTATTATGAAAGAATATGAAGTCAAAATACTGGATGACACAGACTACAGGTTCATTGAAGCTTTAAAGAGTCTGGGAATGTCTAGGAACGTTGCCACAACGCTTACCTATCTCTCAAATGTGCAGGAAGCCTCCTCACAGGAAATAGAGATGAGCACCGGACTTCGGCAGCCGGAAGTAAGCGTCGCCATGAGGCAGATGCGCGAAAGAAGCTGGATCGACATCCACAACAAGAAGGCTGTTGGAAAAGGCAGGCCTACAAAGATCTACAGACTTTCCGCACCTGTGGAAGATATTATCAAGCACTATGAGCGCAAGATAATAGAAGATACAAAAACAACGATGGATGCCATTACTAAACTCAAGAACATCACACGTAAGGCGTGATGTATCCCACTTTTTACGGTAATAAGGTATATCTGTCGAACAGGTGGAGTCCCCTTTCCTGACGGCCCCTGGCTGCAGGAGGGGATGAAAACCATACATGCAAAATAAGAGTTCTCAATTTTTCCTATATTGCTTTTTAAGATAGCTGTGCTCCTATCAGCTTTAAAGGGACTTCACTGCTCATCACCAGAAACATTATCCCTGTGATGCGATGCATATTATGGTCAGGTTGCCGGACATGGCCGTCCCATCAACAGGAACGGCCTGCCCATTGTTTAAAATGAGAACGGTCTCCTGATTGAGACCGAGTGTTTCAAGGATCTTTTCATAAGTGGTTCCTTGCGGAACTTCTAATTCCCTGTTCGAAATATAACCATTCAATACCTCAATGTGCATTTGTATGTTCAATCTGTGATTTCACCACCTTCTTTTACGAGGTCGTTGAGGTTTTCCTGAAGCAGTTTTTCATCGAATTCTTCGTATTTCTTTTCACCCTTACGTTCATAACCTCTTTTCTGGAACTTTGACATACTAAAGCACCTCAATTTACATCTGTTGCGATAGGCTTTAATCTTTTCGGGTTCACAGCACCAAGCTCTTGAAATCTGAAAATAAAGAAGGAAAAGTTTACGATGGACATCAAGTAGAGTAATAGAACATCTAAAAATAAAATTACACCATCATATTAATACACAATTATACCTTTCATAATAGTGTAAAAGCTACTTCAACTGCGGCCTAAAAAAACGAGCGAAATCATGTCTGTTCAGGTATCAACTGATTTTCTGAGAATGCTTGAAGGAAAGAGCTCAATTTTCTTTCACCAAGAGCCTGCACTGTGCCCTAAACCACTGACAGACATCATTAACGGCATTGGGACAGCTTTTGCTTTGCCCGTGATCTGCATGTACTGGAGTGAACAGACAGAACAGCTCACATATGGCCTGCAGACAGCTCCCGCAATGTTCCCCGTCTCAAGGGATTTCACAGCCACCCTGATCAGGCTGGGAAAACTGCTTGCCGAACAGCAGTATATTATCGTGGTCCACGGCCTTGACGAGATGGCATTTACTGTTGACGGAAGACCTTTATGTAAGTTCATCGGCATCCTTGCTGACAAGTGCAGCGGGAGGCATTCAACTATGCTGGCAGTCTCCCGTAATCCGCACCTGGATGAAGAGTACGGCATCGACACACGCCACCTGTTTGATAACAGGTTCAGGATAGAAGGGAGCACGATCCGGCAGGTGGGACCGGACGGCCATACATTATCCGTTTATGATCTCTTTGGTGAGAGGCAGGCGGCAGCAAAGCCGGTGGGTACAGACATGGAGAAAATAAGAGAGATATTCAGACTGACGCCTGAAGAACAGAAAGAACTGGACAGGATTGCAAACAATAAACTGAGGGATCTCAACATACGATGACCTTTGACCGCGACCGTTGAATCACGCGGGATAATCATATCAGTTTTTCTGCAATTGACTTCAACTGCGCACAATAGGCACAGTCCGGTTCATCCTCCATTACGAGCTTACGTGACCAGGCACGCGCTACCGAATTATCATAAGTCATTGATCCCAGGAGCCTGATGCCAAGCTTTTTGCTGAAATCCTTTACCACTTCATCTATCTCCTTCTGCTTGTCGGCAGGAGTTCTGTTGAAAAGCAGGTAGGTCCTGGTCCCAAGCTTTTCCGCCATACTGGAAAGAATGTAGGTCCCCCTGATATCCTGCACATCAATGGTCGAGATAATGGTAGCCCTGTCGGCAATGTTCATAGCCAGCAGGCTTGACCTGTTAATTCCGGGGCTGCAATCGAAAAGGAAGTGATCGATGGAGAATTCACGTTGGAGGGTATTTATAAGCTCAAGTATCTTCCCCCTTGCCTCCCCGGGCGTATCGAACATCGTGACAATATCTTCCTCACATGCCTTCGAAGGTACTATATAAAGATCCTTGTTGCCGTACCTGTAAACCACATCAGATGGCCTGCATGTCCCCTGCAGGAAATCAACAAGTGTCATGTCATACCTGATGTTGAAGAGTGAGTGCATACCTGGGCCGTTAACGTCTGTATCAACTATGCATACCTTTTCCCCGCGTGCCGACAACAGGGCACCCAGATTTCCAACAAAGGTGGTTTTTCCCGTGCCTCCCTTGTATGAATGAAAACTCAGCATCATTTATCTCACCCCAGCAGCTGGTCAAGCTTGTTCTCCACTTCCTCAACCACAGACCACTGGTCATCCCTTGCAGTCTCGTCCCTTCTCTTCATGGAGTAGTATATCTTTTTACCCTTCCTTTCCCTTTCCAGCCATCCGCCCCTGTAAAGCTCATTGAGGTACTTGTTCTCAATGGACCTGTGCCTGCCGGTAACAACGCTTACGTCATCTGCTGTGCAGGACTTGAGATTAGAGACAGCAAACAGTGATTTACGGATAGAGTCCGGGACTGTCAGAAAAACAGCCATCTTGTCATCTATCTGAGAGGGGGAATATGTTTCGATCCTGGACAGGCGCATCTCCAGAGAAGACAGGCGCCTATTTAAGTCCTCCAGAGCCTCTATAAGACTGGTTTCATTGTACAGGTCAGGCATGGTCATCATCGTTTATTGTGCTTATACTACTATGTAGAAATTTAATAGTTGTGATAATATATAAGTTTGATTAATTGAGCAACAGAAAGGCGCAGGCAATTCCTTTATCCTGTTAATTGCAGGTCCAATATTCGCGATAAATATATAAATAAGTGCAACGTAAAACACCTGGAGAAAAGATGCGAAGTTCAGCTTTCGTAAAAGGACTTGACGATATCCTCTGCGGAGGATTCATCCTGCCTTCAAACATCCTTATTGCAGGGTCCGCAGGCTCAGGTAAGACTAATCTCTGCCTTCAGTCACTTTTCAATGCATCTAAAGTAGGAGAGAGATGCGCCTACATATCACTCCTGTCAGGATCCAGGGAAAAGATAATCCTGACCACGCGCCAGCTGGGCTTTTTCGATCAGGAGGTACTTGCTTCCGGAATGCTGGCCATACACTCCATCAACACGGATATCATTGCCAAAGGGGACTTCTCCGTTTTTGAATATATCACCGAGCAGGTGCTGAGCACTTCTCCCACAAGAGTGGTGATAGACACGGTCACAACCCTGGAAGCAATAGGCAGCACTTTCGAGGAAAGAGAGTTCAGGGGATGTGAGTTAAGGGCTTTCGTGCACAACCTGTTCCAGGAATTTGAAGACCGGGGCATATTGCTAATGGTCACAGGAGAAATACCACACGGGTCCATTACTGTTAGCCCATGGTCATATATGGTGGACACTATCCTGTCCCTTGAAAGGAACACAACTCTCCACGGGCTTGAGAGACATCTGGAAGTCATTAAGATGCGCGGCAGTGACTTTATACCGGGCAGGCATCCTTTTGTGATAGGTCCGGAAGGGATCGAGATCCTGAAAAAGTGACCCCTGGATAGTTCATGCACACAGAGTTTCCAGAAATTGCTCTATCTCTTCTGAAAGTTTCCTGTCCAGCAGGTGTCTTGAAGTGGTCAGGTATCGCTCAAAAGTAACGATGTCATCCCTTGGGATGGACTTACCCATATTTGATCTGAACCTGAGGGACTCATAGGAATCTATCAGCTCGGGCATGACCATACGCGGATAGTTCCCGGCAAGCTGCCTCAGAAGAAGCCTGGCTTTCGGATATGGCAGTATCAGATGGTCCCTGTAGCGAAGTGACACTGTACAGTCAGTATCGCATATAGTGTCAAACATGAGCCTCTGCCTGAAGAAACGGGCAGCTCCTGGGTTATCAGGTTTTGTTACCACATTTGAATATAAATGTCCGGCAGCAATGGCAAAGAGCAGCCTGCCCACACCCATGTTCCTGAACGAAGGATGCACCTCAATGCTGCGCAACAGATGAACAGAGTGCCTGACAAGACTCTTTTTCCCCCTGTGAATTTTTTCAAGATTATCAGATACCTTCTCGAATCTTGCAAACCCAAGCATCCGGCCGCACGTATCAAAGGAAACGAAAAGCGGGTGACCTGAGGAGACAGAAGACCTCATCAGGAAGTCATAAGGCATACCAAAATTGTTATGGAAATAATTGAAACCCGGCGCTCCTGACTGGCCTACCTCTATCCTGAGGCCTTCAAGGGCTTCCTCGGACTCCAGCAGACCGTACGACACAGTACCGGCCCTGTGCAATACGCTGATCCCCTTTACACACATTTTCCCGTACCGTTCTTTCACACGTTGGCCAGCTCTCTCAAGGTGAAATAGGTATATCTCCCCTTCTTGAAAGACACCAGCAGTTGTGACTGTTCCATCCGGTCCACAATAGCTGAGAGCTCATCGGCACCTATGGGAGCGCACATGGAGCCTATCTGGCCCTCCAGCTGCTTCAGGGTCACAGGGCCACCACTCAGCTCTTCAATGATCACCTGCTCAATATGTCCCGGTGAGAAAGCATCAGCATATATCCCCTCAACAGCATCCTGAACAGTATCCGGAGGACAATCCTGTACCCTGTTAGTTCCATCAGTCGGTGCAGATCGGAGTTGCTCCAAGTCTTCACGTACCTTCAGGATATCTGCATGGGCGAGCCGGGCCTTTTCCGCATCCTCTGATGATCGCTGTATCTGTTGCTGCATATTTGCAAGGGTCTCGTTGACCTCTTCCCGGAAAGAGCCAATTGCTTCGGAAATTAGCATCATTTCGTCCCGGTTAGCTTTTAAAGACAGGCTCTCCGCAATTAAAGCCATGTCCTGCAAAGGAGCCTGCATGGGAGCGCCAGGAGCTGTAAGTGCCTGGCTGCGGGTTTCCTCAATGTCCTTGCCCAGTTTCCTGAGTGCTTTCGTGTGCAGGTTCACTGCCTTTGCGATGCTCTTTATCTGATCCTGTATCCCTTCAATGCCCTTGGAGTATAACTTTGCATCCTCCAGCTGGTTGTTCTGGAGCTCTGCCATGAACTGCATATTCTCTGTCAGGTTCGTGAGCTCCTCAGCCAGACCGGACAGCTGCGAGGATATCCTTTCAATGGACCTTTCATGGGAGACAACTTTCTGGACTGTGTATTCCCTGCTTCCTGTCTCGACGAAGGACCTGAAGTCCTGAGAGCTGTAATTGGGCACTGCCTGGGAGAGGATCTTGAAAAGCTCGATATAGGTTGCATGGATCTGCTTAATGGAAACCAGCTTGGAAGATACCGCGTCTGAGAGCCCTTTTACCAGGAACACGCCGTTCTCGAACCTGAAGAAGTCCACTCCTGCGCTGAACTGGCGGACCTTGTCCCTGGTATCCTCCACGATCTGGGAGGATTCCCTGTCACCGAATATGTTCAGCATGGACGCATAAAGGTCGTTCAGAGTCTTTGCATAGGTGATCTCAAGTACATCAGGCGGGACCTTTGCAGCATCAAGGGTCTCTGCACTGAGCGAGTCCTCCGCCCTTACGATCCTTCGGAGCCGTTTGGAGAAAATATCGAAATCCCTTCTAAGCTGCCTGAACTCTTCCTGGCCGGACATCCGGGACATCTCATCATGGATCTGAGAGAGAGAACCTTCATGTTCACTGAGCCCCTCATTAACCTTAGCCTGCAGTTCTTCGAACCTTCTTTCGAAGAATCCGAGCCTTGCCTCCAGCTCCTCATAACAGGGGACTTTTGAAGGTGCTTCCATATCCTGTTTATTGCAGGGATCATCGGGCTCTTCGGAGCATATCCCATGGAATTCCCGTCCCTGATCCGGACATTCCGGAGAAGTATTATCGTAACTGTCAGACCCACGCTCATGGGAGTGATTCTCTTCCGCTTGTGTTCCGGCAACTATTTCACTGCTCATTATGGCACCACCGCATTATACGAACGACTCCAGTTTGCGCCTTATATCGGGTATCCACTCGGCCTCGCACATATCAGCAACATAGTCCCCATGCAGAGGACGTATCTGGTCCCTGATTATCATTTCCACCAGTAATGGCCACAGATCCTCCGTCATCCACTTAGGGGATGATGCGATCTCATTGAAAGCCATGGCAAGCGCAGGCTCCACTTCGCCCCTGCCCATGACACCGGTGATCTTTTCCTTGATGTCGGCAAGTATCTCCATGTTCTTCTTGTATTCTGAAGACTGGGTGTACATCTCATTGAACACTACCTTGGCAAGTATGCGCAACTCAGAGGCCACCTCATCAGAATAATTAGACAGCTGGTCGGCAGTCATAGGACGCTGCTCGAATACATGCTGTATGACCTCACGTGCAACCTGTATCTTATGCATGTCATCCGAAAGGTCGGCCTTGCCGGTGAAAAGGGATATGAGTAACGCACCTCTCCCCACAGAGGAGAAGATCACAGTGCCGAAATCGTATTCTATCACTGACTGTTTCAGCCCCATGGCAAGCTGCTGGCTTACGTGCAGGAGGTTGTTGCTTATGAGATTTGTCAGCTCGAATATCTTGGGGCCTATGCTTTCCGGGATGTAGGAGGCATATATCCTGCCATCAGCGCCTGCAAACAGCAGTACGTCAACATCACTGGACTCGTATGTCCTTTTAAGCTGCGAGACCAAGGCAAACTTCAGGAGGGATACGTCTTCCAGATCATCCTTTGTCTTTTTAACCGCCAAGTTTACCACATCTGTAATACTACCGGACCATTTCTTCCAGGTCACGGAGACTGTCTATCTCTATTAGGCCTTCATCCTCGCCTTTCAGGTCTGCGCTAATATCGGGCTCAGAAGCCCTGGATGACAGTTCCCTCAGGTCGAGCTGAATATCGGAAGGTATGCTTTCCTCTTTCCTGCGGGCGATCTCATCCCTGGTAAGAGCATCAGTGAGCCCCTGGGATTCGAAGAATATCTGCAGGGTCTCCTTGGGAGAGAATGGGTATGACCAGTTCTCCCTGACATACGCAAGGCGTTCCAGCACAATCTCACTGGCGCCAAGGTCCGCAGCGGTCCTGATGGCCTTATTGAACAGGTCATCATACTTGCGCATATCCTCTGCAGATACCAGCGGGGTGGTGCGCACAACGACCCCTATACCGCGCACGAAAATGTAGGGATAGACTTCCTCACCATGCCTTGTCGCACGCATCTTAACGATCTCCAGCGCCCTGTTGAAGGCGCCTCCTATGGGACGGTAGGTCAGGTGGACCGCGCCGTCTGACATGTAGATAGGTATAAGCACATCCTCACCGATGGTCTCACCGGGAGCCGCATGCTCTTCGGTTGTTATCAGCACAGGGCCCAGCTGCTTGAGCGTATAGAACAGCTTGGTGATTATCTCGCGCTGTTCCTGCTTATCCTGGATAGCCCATGTAAGGGGTGTCAGCGGATCGATCACCACGCGGGTCTTCACCGAGAAGTTCTTGTTCATTTCCACAAGAGCCGGCAA comes from the Methanolobus chelungpuianus genome and includes:
- a CDS encoding sodium:solute symporter family protein; amino-acid sequence: MAVSTSALGIVVLIYMMLIFYLGWLGYKKTQMTEDYMIAGRKMNPYILAISYGATFISTSAIVGFGGAAGALGMGLLWLAFMTIFVGVFLAFVVFGKRTRRIGLKLGAVTFPELLGRRFQSRFIQGFAGALIGLFMPLYAGIVLIGGARFVETTLSINYDVAVLILTIIVAAYVITGGIIAVMYTDALQGALMFLGMALLLAFTYAKLGGVVEAHQALTNMAHLVPESLQAGGHLGWTAMPEFGSSIWWNLVSTLILGVGIGVLAQPQLAVRFMTVSNDRALNRAVLVGGPFILMMTGVAFTVGALSNVYFFEKLGVISVAAAGGNTDLIIPHYINSAMPDLFVVLFMLTLLAAAMSTLSAQFHTMGTAIGHDFYREFLKKGELGQTINITRLAIAVTILISVVLAYTLPISIIATATAIFFGLCAASFLPMYVGALFWKRMTREGAIASMLVGAFGSLFWLLFVHAKEAVPFGLSQAIFGKATLLSGTWTIIDPIIVATPLAFLTAVVVSLLTKPVPQEHLERCFSKKTGKNPNRKSF
- a CDS encoding metal-dependent hydrolase, which produces MKNVRLTWLGHSCFEVRSKYTLLIDPFLDSNPAAAVRSTEVEPDFIAVTHGHFDHLGDTVKIAQRTGCTVICIHELSQYLKSRGVRTEGMNIGGTISQGDVNITMTDACHSSSIDESGHTFDGGRAAGFIIRVGDICIYHAGDTGLFRDMQLIGELYKPDVAIVPIGGRYTMDARDAALAVDMLRPKIAIPMHYNTYDRISQDPHIFESHVKKTSGADVIILGAGGYIDLRANECPS
- a CDS encoding symporter small accessory protein, with translation MLGIDDPQIWLAYVLCFLSAVGCIIYGALKWNDGEEEEEC
- a CDS encoding sodium:solute symporter family protein — encoded protein: MTVSTPVLGIVVLIYMMVIFYLGWLGYKKTQMTEDYMVAGRKMNPYVLAISYGATFISTSAIVGFGGAAGALGMGLLWLALMNILVGIFLAFVIFGKRTRRIGLKLGAVTFPELLGRRYQSRFIQGFAGALIGLFMPLYAGIVLIGGARFVETTLNINYDVAVLILTVIVAAYVITGGLIAVMYTDALQGALMFLGMALLLAFTYAKLGGVVEAHQALTNMAHLVPESLQAGGHLGWTAMPVFSSPIWWNLVSTLVLGVGIGVLAQPQLAVRFMTVSNDRALNRAVLVGGPFILMMTGVAFTVGALSNVYFFEKLGVISVAAAGGNTDLIIPHYINSAMPDLFVVLFMLTLLAAAMSTMSSQFHTMGTAIGHDFYREFLKKGELGQTINITRIAIAVTILVSVVLAYILPISIIATATAIFFGLCAASFLPMYVGALFWKRMTKEGAIASMLVGAFSSLFWLLFVHAKEAVPFGLSQAIFGKATLLSGTWTVVDPIIVATPLAFLTAIVVSLLTKPIPQKHLENCFGE
- a CDS encoding transcriptional regulator protein, with the translated sequence MKEYEVKILDDTDYRFIEALKSLGMSRNVATTLTYLSNVQEASSQEIEMSTGLRQPEVSVAMRQMRERSWIDIHNKKAVGKGRPTKIYRLSAPVEDIIKHYERKIIEDTKTTMDAITKLKNITRKA
- a CDS encoding MinD/ParA family ATP-binding protein, giving the protein MMLSFHSYKGGTGKTTFVGNLGALLSARGEKVCIVDTDVNGPGMHSLFNIRYDMTLVDFLQGTCRPSDVVYRYGNKDLYIVPSKACEEDIVTMFDTPGEARGKILELINTLQREFSIDHFLFDCSPGINRSSLLAMNIADRATIISTIDVQDIRGTYILSSMAEKLGTRTYLLFNRTPADKQKEIDEVVKDFSKKLGIRLLGSMTYDNSVARAWSRKLVMEDEPDCAYCAQLKSIAEKLI
- a CDS encoding DUF2117 family protein yields the protein MVSNMDIGIVVHGPDIVDSGMALRIIKLLEGFGTFSAVMAGTIGKTAVLDAHLEELIDIRMSLRPSACIEEFFLTKDAVVLLNHGKTIDNGRIFANMVVSNLRDRDLKPLVHVERPSSGDGEVIPWNVLSVSFAAELSRILGIGLSRVPEIVTPVSIEDQGHRIIRRVFGVHPGENILINGIVVAYALSADVSIVTEDGFVTEINGATIKEHGLEKLHNYEERTPVDITKCWIKSGPLRGNNFSARLYSKKGSSERLTGKGAGNGGMAPSASVRAAIIDHEAERSFELAAGAQVAVTIGDDTTEIAGDILYRLGIPIIGITDGDADGFTHRKHMFPGSLVFRLQPGHDDIVGRKIRTDIFGGNNSEYFSSITELHNKIALLAKDCVKFTRNY